A stretch of the Clavibacter sp. B3I6 genome encodes the following:
- the hpt gene encoding hypoxanthine phosphoribosyltransferase has product MRSTDIADDLTEVLHTEEEIHGRIAEMCREIERDYAGEELLLVGVLKGAVMVMADLARELALPIHMDWMAVSSYGSGTRSSGVVRILKDLDADLSGRRVLIVEDIIDSGLTLSWLLANLRSRGAESVEVCALLRKPEAAKIAVDVKYVGFEIPNDFVVGYGLDYAERYRNLRDVAVLAPHVYS; this is encoded by the coding sequence ATGAGATCCACCGACATCGCCGACGACCTGACCGAGGTCCTGCACACCGAGGAGGAGATCCACGGCCGCATCGCCGAGATGTGCCGCGAGATCGAGCGGGACTACGCGGGGGAGGAGCTCCTCCTCGTGGGCGTCCTCAAGGGCGCGGTCATGGTCATGGCCGACCTCGCGCGCGAGCTCGCGCTGCCGATCCACATGGACTGGATGGCGGTGAGCTCCTACGGCTCCGGCACGAGGTCGAGCGGCGTCGTCCGGATCCTCAAGGACCTCGACGCCGACCTGTCGGGCCGCCGCGTCCTCATCGTCGAGGACATCATCGACTCCGGCCTCACCCTCTCCTGGCTGCTCGCGAACCTGCGGTCGCGCGGGGCGGAGAGCGTCGAGGTGTGCGCGCTGCTCCGGAAGCCGGAGGCCGCGAAGATCGCGGTCGACGTCAAGTACGTGGGATTCGAGATCCCGAACGACTTCGTCGTCGGCTACGGGCTCGACTACGCGGAGCGGTACCGCAACCTCCGCGACGTCGCGGTCCTCGCGCCGCACGTCTACAGCTGA
- the ftsH gene encoding ATP-dependent zinc metalloprotease FtsH: MNFKKLLRSPILIVVLAIVVVSVGFSLITGSGYRTITTQHGLELIQDGKVASAKIIDGEQRVDLTLASPDGENGTMVQFNYVAQRGGEIVSAITEANPAEGFDDQVPQPSWLLSAFSILLPLLLIGFFIWIMFSGMQGGGNRVMQFGKSKAKLASKDSPKVTFADVAGSDEAIEELEEIKDFLKEPAKFQAVGARIPKGVLLYGPPGTGKTLLARAVAGEAGVPFYSISGSDFVEMFVGVGASRVRDLFEQAKQNAPAIIFVDEIDAVGRHRGAGVGGGNDEREQTLNQLLVEMDGFDVKTNVILIAATNRPDVLDPALLRPGRFDRQIGVDAPDLQGRKQILEVHGRGKPLASGVDLEVLARKTPGFTGADLANVLNEAALLTARSNAQLIDDRALDEAVDRVMAGPQRRSRIMRDHEKLITAYHEGGHALAAAAMNNTDPVTKVTILPRGRALGYTMVLPLEDKYSVTRNELLDQLAYAMGGRVAEEIVFHDPTTGASNDIEKATSTARRMVTEYGMSAKVGSVKLGSSSGEPFLGRDLGGSRDYSEDMALTVDAEVRALLDGAHDEAWQVINDNRDVLDHLATELLEKETLDHDQLAAIFANVRKLPPRPQWLSSDKRPLSDLPPVPMPQKAPIDQGVVDGAVDSEPPAGKPKRSPFPRPATA; encoded by the coding sequence ATGAACTTCAAGAAACTCCTCCGCAGCCCGATCCTCATCGTCGTCCTCGCCATCGTCGTGGTGTCCGTGGGCTTCAGCCTCATCACCGGTTCCGGCTACCGCACCATCACCACGCAGCACGGCCTCGAGCTGATCCAGGACGGCAAGGTCGCCTCCGCCAAGATCATCGACGGCGAGCAGCGGGTCGACCTCACGCTCGCGTCGCCGGACGGCGAGAACGGCACCATGGTGCAGTTCAACTACGTGGCGCAGCGCGGAGGCGAGATCGTGTCGGCCATCACGGAGGCGAACCCCGCCGAGGGCTTCGACGACCAGGTGCCGCAGCCGAGCTGGCTCCTGTCGGCGTTCAGCATCCTGCTGCCGCTCCTCCTCATCGGCTTCTTCATCTGGATCATGTTCTCCGGCATGCAGGGCGGCGGGAACCGCGTCATGCAGTTCGGCAAGTCCAAGGCGAAGCTCGCCTCCAAGGACTCGCCGAAGGTGACGTTCGCCGACGTCGCCGGGTCGGACGAGGCCATCGAGGAGCTCGAGGAGATCAAGGACTTCCTCAAGGAGCCCGCGAAGTTCCAGGCCGTCGGCGCCCGCATCCCCAAGGGCGTGCTGCTCTACGGCCCTCCCGGCACCGGCAAGACCCTGCTCGCGCGCGCCGTCGCGGGCGAGGCGGGCGTGCCCTTCTACTCGATCTCCGGATCCGACTTCGTCGAGATGTTCGTGGGCGTGGGCGCGAGCCGCGTGCGCGACCTCTTCGAGCAGGCCAAGCAGAACGCGCCGGCCATCATCTTCGTCGACGAGATCGACGCGGTCGGCCGCCACCGCGGCGCCGGCGTCGGCGGCGGCAACGACGAGCGCGAGCAGACCCTCAACCAGCTCCTGGTGGAGATGGACGGCTTCGACGTCAAGACCAACGTCATCCTCATCGCGGCCACCAACCGTCCCGACGTGCTCGACCCCGCGCTCCTGCGCCCGGGCCGCTTCGACCGCCAGATCGGCGTCGACGCCCCGGACCTCCAGGGCCGCAAGCAGATCCTCGAGGTGCACGGGCGCGGCAAGCCGCTCGCCTCGGGCGTCGACCTCGAGGTCCTCGCGCGGAAGACCCCGGGCTTCACCGGTGCCGACCTCGCCAACGTCCTCAACGAGGCCGCGCTCCTCACGGCGCGCTCCAACGCGCAGCTCATCGACGACCGCGCGCTCGACGAGGCCGTCGACCGCGTCATGGCCGGGCCCCAGCGCCGCAGCCGCATCATGCGCGACCACGAGAAGCTCATCACCGCGTACCACGAGGGCGGCCACGCGCTCGCGGCGGCGGCCATGAACAACACCGACCCCGTCACGAAGGTCACGATCCTGCCGCGCGGCCGCGCCCTCGGCTACACGATGGTCCTGCCGCTCGAGGACAAGTACTCCGTCACGCGCAACGAGCTCCTCGACCAGCTCGCGTACGCCATGGGCGGCCGCGTCGCGGAGGAGATCGTCTTCCACGACCCCACCACGGGGGCGTCCAACGACATCGAGAAGGCCACGTCCACGGCCCGCCGCATGGTCACCGAGTACGGCATGAGCGCCAAGGTCGGATCCGTGAAGCTCGGCTCCAGCTCCGGCGAGCCCTTCCTCGGCCGCGACCTCGGCGGCAGCCGCGACTACTCGGAGGACATGGCCCTCACGGTCGACGCCGAGGTGCGCGCGCTCCTCGACGGCGCGCACGACGAGGCGTGGCAGGTCATCAACGACAACCGCGACGTGCTCGACCACCTCGCGACGGAGCTCCTCGAGAAGGAGACGCTCGACCACGACCAGCTCGCGGCGATCTTCGCGAACGTCCGGAAGCTGCCGCCGCGCCCCCAGTGGCTCTCGAGCGACAAGCGCCCGCTCTCCGACCTCCCGCCCGTGCCGATGCCGCAGAAGGCGCCCATCGACCAGGGCGTCGTCGACGGCGCGGTGGACTCCGAGCCGCCGGCCGGCAAGCCCAAGCGCTCGCCCTTCCCGCGCCCCGCGACGGCCTGA
- a CDS encoding M23 family metallopeptidase, which yields MDHDLHRSARDAGAARPRPRVRRSLQAVIAIAAVLLTGSIAAPAHAETFASWDDVQRARGDERAQQALVQGITDEIASLEQRVTEARDLVTKRGEEHDAAQQAADDKYEDTVQLQQKVDAADAKATRSQEQAAGLAKQLMRSGGQNLSGTLLLSEGDGTDDLLDKLGTMSKVAEKSDQIYAIALQDRNAAKSLSDQAQVALAELDVLKAKAEQLLADAAQAQADLEQALEDQTVQKAEADAKLAVMAEDREATEDDYQAGVRKRQADADALAASQGRAGGDVSPGAISASGWTAPLPGAYTSGYYGPRFHPIQHRMIFHAGEDLVRGATCGTTQYAVHSGTVVFAGWNGGYGNYIRIDHGAGVSSAYGHIANGGTLVRNGQQVVAGQPIAITGTTGGSTGCHSHFEIRLNGNPTDPVGFMHGQGVSITSTH from the coding sequence ATGGACCACGACCTCCACCGGAGCGCGCGCGACGCAGGCGCCGCGCGACCGCGCCCGCGCGTCCGCCGCAGCCTCCAGGCCGTCATCGCGATCGCGGCCGTCCTCCTCACCGGATCCATCGCCGCCCCCGCGCACGCCGAGACCTTCGCCTCGTGGGACGACGTGCAGAGGGCCCGCGGCGACGAGCGGGCGCAGCAGGCGCTCGTGCAGGGCATCACCGACGAGATCGCGTCCCTCGAGCAGCGCGTGACCGAGGCCCGCGACCTCGTGACGAAGCGCGGCGAGGAGCACGACGCCGCGCAGCAGGCGGCCGACGACAAGTACGAGGACACCGTCCAGCTGCAGCAGAAGGTCGACGCGGCCGACGCGAAGGCCACGCGCTCGCAGGAGCAGGCGGCTGGTCTCGCGAAGCAGCTCATGCGCTCCGGGGGCCAGAACCTCTCCGGCACCCTCCTCCTCAGCGAGGGCGACGGCACCGACGACCTCCTCGACAAGCTCGGCACCATGAGCAAGGTCGCGGAGAAGTCCGACCAGATCTACGCCATCGCCCTGCAGGACCGCAACGCCGCGAAGTCCCTCAGCGACCAGGCGCAGGTGGCGCTCGCCGAGCTCGACGTGCTGAAGGCGAAGGCCGAGCAGCTCCTCGCCGACGCCGCGCAGGCGCAGGCCGACCTGGAGCAGGCGCTCGAGGACCAGACCGTGCAGAAGGCCGAGGCCGACGCGAAGCTCGCCGTCATGGCCGAGGACCGCGAGGCCACCGAGGACGACTACCAGGCGGGCGTCCGCAAGCGCCAGGCCGACGCCGACGCGCTGGCCGCCAGCCAGGGTCGCGCGGGCGGCGACGTCTCGCCCGGCGCCATCAGCGCGTCCGGCTGGACCGCGCCGCTCCCCGGCGCGTACACGAGCGGCTACTACGGGCCCCGCTTCCACCCCATCCAGCACCGCATGATCTTCCACGCCGGCGAGGACCTGGTCCGCGGCGCCACCTGCGGCACGACCCAGTACGCCGTGCACTCCGGCACCGTCGTGTTCGCGGGTTGGAACGGCGGCTACGGCAACTACATCCGCATCGACCACGGCGCCGGCGTCTCGTCCGCCTACGGGCACATCGCCAACGGCGGCACGCTGGTGCGCAACGGGCAGCAGGTCGTCGCCGGCCAGCCCATCGCGATCACCGGCACCACCGGCGGCTCGACCGGCTGCCACTCCCACTTCGAGATCCGCCTGAACGGGAACCCCACCGACCCGGTGGGATTCATGCACGGCCAGGGCGTCTCCATCACCAGCACGCACTGA
- a CDS encoding acyltransferase family protein: MALHSLRPRARARANASVRPADAVASAPARPRFEWIDAGKGACMVLVVLLHLSLMYENEVNEGPAALWWDVSAAFAPLRMPLFFFISGFLATRAVARPLGQTRGRTLGIYSVYALWTLLFLARLLVPQARGGGAAPTPGDLLLSVVLPTSYWYLWALPVFFLLAWACTRLLGERRAWALVPFAMLAIAAPLLKPLTAGVLTEPMDAVKLGSIAANLVWFYAGVVGRDAWLSLMRRATPLTAVLAVVAYASVYAALRATGDGVVLTFLIAAVALAASNQVLAVAGMGNTLARALRWVGRQTLPVYVFHIFLVSALSAALKLTGLVPVLQQHTQAWGAVLPIVLLVPVVVASRIIGAAVLGSPLRWMLEGPRWLTASRPSAPVAAARG; this comes from the coding sequence ATGGCACTCCATTCCCTGCGTCCGCGCGCCCGTGCGCGCGCGAACGCCTCCGTCCGCCCCGCCGACGCGGTCGCATCGGCCCCCGCCCGTCCCCGGTTCGAGTGGATCGACGCCGGCAAGGGCGCCTGCATGGTGCTCGTCGTCCTGCTCCACCTGTCCCTCATGTACGAGAACGAGGTGAACGAGGGGCCCGCCGCCCTGTGGTGGGACGTCAGCGCCGCCTTCGCGCCCCTGCGCATGCCCCTGTTCTTCTTCATCTCCGGATTCCTCGCGACCCGCGCCGTCGCGCGGCCCCTCGGTCAGACCCGCGGGCGGACGCTCGGGATCTACTCCGTCTACGCGCTCTGGACCCTCCTCTTCCTCGCGCGCCTCCTCGTCCCCCAGGCGCGGGGCGGCGGCGCGGCCCCGACGCCCGGGGACCTGCTCCTCAGCGTCGTGCTGCCCACCTCCTACTGGTACCTCTGGGCCCTGCCCGTGTTCTTCCTGCTCGCCTGGGCATGCACGCGCCTGCTCGGCGAGCGCCGGGCGTGGGCGCTGGTGCCCTTCGCGATGCTGGCGATCGCGGCCCCGCTCCTCAAGCCGCTCACGGCAGGCGTCCTCACCGAGCCGATGGACGCGGTCAAGCTCGGATCCATCGCGGCGAACCTGGTCTGGTTCTACGCCGGCGTCGTCGGGCGCGACGCCTGGCTGTCGCTCATGCGGCGTGCGACGCCGCTGACGGCGGTCCTCGCGGTCGTCGCGTACGCCAGCGTGTACGCGGCGCTGCGCGCCACGGGGGACGGCGTGGTCCTGACCTTCCTGATCGCGGCGGTCGCGCTGGCCGCCAGCAACCAGGTCCTCGCGGTCGCGGGCATGGGGAATACCCTGGCTCGGGCGCTGCGCTGGGTCGGACGACAGACGCTGCCCGTCTACGTCTTCCACATCTTCCTCGTGTCCGCGCTCAGCGCCGCCCTGAAGCTGACGGGACTCGTCCCCGTCCTGCAGCAGCACACGCAGGCATGGGGAGCGGTCCTGCCGATCGTCCTGCTGGTGCCCGTCGTGGTGGCCAGCCGCATCATCGGGGCCGCCGTCCTCGGCTCACCGCTGCGCTGGATGCTCGAGGGTCCGCGCTGGCTGACCGCCAGTCGCCCGTCAGCGCCGGTGGCGGCCGCTCGCGGCTGA
- the tilS gene encoding tRNA lysidine(34) synthetase TilS, with product MPSERPRLTPAVADLRRAVREALAELPGPPAGPVLVALSGGADSLALAAATGFEAPRAGVAAGAVVVDHGLQDGSAEIAARAADAARALGLAPVVVTRVRVEPGADGPEAAARAARYAAFDDALRTTGSRALLLAHTLDDQAETVLLGLARGSGATSLHGMARATPARAVDAVYLRPLLGIRAAVTRAACADQGLDPWQDPHNADPAYRRVRVRRDVLPVLERELGPGVAEALARTADQLREDDDALEHFAAEMIEEIADHAEAGISLEVASLLAAPPALRHRLIRLAAREEFAAHLSRAHVLEVARLVTDWHGQGPVDLPGVRVLRRDGLLVLSARTTEE from the coding sequence ATGCCCTCCGAGCGCCCCCGTCTGACCCCCGCCGTCGCGGACCTCCGTCGGGCGGTGCGCGAGGCGCTCGCCGAGCTCCCCGGGCCGCCGGCCGGCCCCGTCCTCGTCGCGCTTTCGGGCGGCGCCGACTCCCTCGCCCTCGCCGCCGCGACCGGCTTCGAGGCGCCGCGCGCCGGCGTGGCGGCCGGGGCCGTCGTGGTCGACCACGGCCTCCAGGACGGATCCGCGGAGATCGCCGCCCGGGCCGCCGACGCCGCGCGCGCCCTCGGCCTCGCCCCCGTCGTCGTGACGCGCGTGCGGGTGGAGCCCGGCGCCGACGGCCCCGAGGCCGCCGCCCGCGCCGCCCGCTACGCCGCGTTCGACGACGCGCTCCGGACGACCGGATCCCGTGCGCTCCTCCTCGCCCACACCCTCGACGACCAGGCGGAGACCGTCCTGCTCGGGCTCGCCCGCGGGTCCGGCGCGACGAGCCTGCACGGGATGGCGCGCGCGACCCCGGCGCGCGCGGTGGACGCCGTCTACCTGCGGCCGCTCCTCGGGATCCGCGCCGCCGTCACGCGCGCCGCCTGCGCCGACCAGGGCCTCGACCCGTGGCAGGACCCGCACAACGCCGATCCCGCCTACCGCCGCGTGCGCGTCCGCCGCGACGTCCTCCCCGTGCTCGAGCGCGAGCTCGGCCCGGGCGTCGCCGAGGCGCTCGCCCGCACGGCCGACCAGCTGCGCGAGGACGACGACGCGCTGGAGCACTTCGCGGCCGAGATGATCGAGGAGATCGCCGACCACGCGGAGGCCGGCATCTCGCTCGAGGTGGCCTCGCTCCTCGCCGCGCCGCCCGCCCTCCGGCACCGGCTGATCCGCCTGGCCGCGCGCGAGGAGTTCGCGGCGCACCTCTCCCGTGCGCACGTCCTGGAGGTCGCACGGCTCGTGACCGACTGGCACGGGCAGGGACCGGTCGACCTGCCGGGCGTTAGGGTTCTACGCAGGGACGGACTCCTCGTCCTCAGCGCCAGGACGACGGAAGAGTGA
- a CDS encoding C40 family peptidase, with protein MSHLRPTTVVISTIAVGVIAVSSGVAAQTAFAATDYPSWADVQAAKANEADTQAAVDRVTELATGLQVAADETGKEALIAGERYAQAQAARDAQADKLARLQQKADDAQAAALTSRMRAGLLASHLARAGGQDITASLFASDGEDAEELLRSLGTMSKLSESTQTVYQQALSDRNSAASLSDQAQVAKDELARLADEAQESLAAANSAAAKAEAAVAEQTRNSDQLIAQLALLKDSTSEIEAQYIQSITQPPIPAAAPAVGGGSGSGSSGGGGSSSGGGGSSAGGGSSSGGGSSAPAPAQPAPSQPAPPQPSRPAPAPAPAPPAPPQPSRPAPAPAPAPDPAPAPSGDRAQRAIAFAKSQLGEPYVLGGAGPDRWDCSGLVMMSYRAAGIDVGSHSVSSQYNTMKAQGRLVPFSQRQAGDIVFWASGGGFYHDAISLGGDSIIAAPKPGDVVKIQGLWGGGDLMPYVGRPG; from the coding sequence ATGAGCCACCTCCGCCCGACCACGGTCGTCATCTCCACGATCGCCGTGGGCGTCATCGCGGTCTCCAGCGGCGTCGCCGCGCAGACCGCCTTTGCCGCCACCGACTACCCCTCGTGGGCCGACGTCCAGGCGGCGAAGGCGAACGAGGCCGACACGCAGGCCGCCGTCGACCGGGTGACCGAGCTGGCCACGGGCCTGCAGGTCGCGGCGGACGAGACCGGCAAGGAGGCGCTCATCGCCGGCGAGCGGTACGCGCAGGCGCAGGCCGCCCGCGACGCGCAGGCCGACAAGCTGGCGCGCCTCCAGCAGAAGGCCGACGATGCGCAGGCCGCGGCCCTCACGAGCCGCATGCGCGCCGGGCTCCTCGCCAGCCACCTCGCGCGCGCCGGAGGCCAGGACATCACCGCGAGCCTCTTCGCATCCGACGGCGAGGACGCCGAGGAGCTGCTGCGGTCGCTCGGCACCATGTCGAAGCTCTCCGAGAGCACCCAGACCGTGTACCAGCAGGCGCTGTCCGACCGGAACTCGGCGGCCTCCCTCAGCGACCAGGCGCAGGTCGCGAAGGACGAGCTCGCGCGGCTCGCCGACGAGGCGCAGGAGTCGCTGGCGGCAGCGAACAGCGCCGCCGCGAAGGCCGAGGCCGCCGTCGCCGAGCAGACGCGCAACAGCGACCAGCTCATCGCGCAGCTCGCGCTCCTCAAGGACTCCACCTCGGAGATCGAGGCGCAGTACATCCAGAGCATCACGCAGCCGCCCATCCCGGCGGCGGCGCCCGCGGTCGGCGGCGGCTCGGGGTCCGGCTCGTCCGGCGGCGGCGGTTCGTCGTCCGGCGGCGGCGGGTCCTCCGCCGGCGGCGGGTCCTCGTCCGGCGGCGGATCCAGTGCCCCGGCCCCGGCCCAGCCCGCGCCGTCGCAGCCCGCGCCGCCGCAGCCGTCGCGCCCCGCGCCGGCCCCGGCCCCCGCCCCGCCCGCGCCGCCGCAGCCGTCGCGGCCGGCTCCGGCCCCCGCTCCCGCACCCGACCCGGCCCCCGCGCCGTCGGGCGACCGGGCGCAGCGGGCCATCGCGTTCGCGAAGTCCCAGCTGGGCGAGCCCTACGTCCTGGGCGGGGCCGGCCCGGACCGGTGGGACTGCTCCGGCCTCGTGATGATGTCGTACCGAGCCGCGGGCATCGACGTCGGCAGCCACTCGGTGAGCAGCCAGTACAACACCATGAAGGCGCAGGGCCGCCTCGTCCCGTTCTCGCAGCGCCAGGCGGGCGACATCGTCTTCTGGGCGAGCGGCGGCGGGTTCTACCACGACGCCATCTCGCTCGGCGGGGACAGCATCATCGCGGCGCCGAAGCCCGGCGACGTGGTGAAGATCCAGGGCCTCTGGGGCGGCGGCGACCTCATGCCCTACGTCGGCCGACCCGGCTGA
- a CDS encoding YqjF family protein, which produces MTRPADPVSPAAPDLPGRAVIRQVWSDLAFVHWRVDPARIAPLLPPGTRPDVHDGSSWVGLIPFVLSRSAFPPLPAVPWAGTFAELNVRLYSVGDDGRRGVVFRSLEAAKLLPVLGARVGLGLPYMWASMTHGERDGVVTYTSRRRTGSRPSSRIAVRPLGAEVEGDPLADFLTARWGMHVARGGVTRYWPNTHDAWTLERAELVGLEDELVAAAGLPGIVDRAPDSVLFSRGVRTEFAGPVRPRG; this is translated from the coding sequence ATGACCCGCCCCGCCGATCCCGTCTCGCCCGCCGCGCCCGACCTCCCGGGACGCGCGGTCATCCGCCAGGTCTGGAGCGACCTCGCCTTCGTGCACTGGCGCGTGGATCCCGCCCGCATCGCCCCGCTCCTCCCGCCGGGCACGCGACCGGACGTGCACGACGGCTCCAGCTGGGTCGGCCTCATCCCGTTCGTCCTGTCGCGCAGCGCCTTCCCGCCCCTCCCCGCCGTGCCGTGGGCCGGCACCTTCGCCGAGCTCAACGTCCGCCTCTACAGCGTCGGCGACGACGGCCGCCGCGGCGTGGTCTTCCGCTCGCTCGAGGCGGCGAAGCTCCTGCCCGTCCTCGGCGCGCGCGTGGGCCTCGGCCTGCCGTACATGTGGGCGTCGATGACGCACGGGGAGCGCGACGGCGTGGTCACCTACACGTCGCGCCGCCGCACGGGATCCCGCCCCTCGTCGCGCATCGCCGTCCGGCCGCTCGGGGCGGAGGTGGAGGGGGATCCGCTCGCCGACTTCCTCACCGCGCGCTGGGGCATGCACGTGGCCCGCGGCGGCGTCACGCGCTACTGGCCGAACACGCACGACGCGTGGACCCTCGAGCGCGCGGAGCTCGTCGGCCTCGAGGACGAGCTGGTCGCGGCCGCCGGCCTCCCCGGCATCGTGGACCGCGCGCCCGACTCGGTGCTCTTCTCGCGCGGCGTCCGCACGGAGTTCGCCGGGCCGGTCCGCCCGCGCGGCTGA
- a CDS encoding glycoside hydrolase family 15 protein — MATPPSRPAPERVDGYIALRSYAAIGDGRTVALIAEDGAIDWLPIPDLHTPPAFAALIDAPHGGRITLRPDEDFEVARAYVPGTNVLTTTFTTASGSVRVTDALVTGVAGRLPWCELGRRIEGLAGEVAMSWEVAPGTALGTSSPWVQATHNGPVIRVDGVTLAVVGLEHGPAEPGTQSLAGAFTTSEGSRHVITLVGTEREPVRIPNPEIVDQGIDRTIRNWENWSAEFRYEGEWADAVQRSALALKLLVHAPTGSIAAAATTSLPERMGGGKNWDYRFAWVRDLAYTVNALVRFGLREETHAAVSWMLRTIRDNGPDLHVFYSLQGGVPEGSTTPEVPGWRGVGPVVDGNDAQAQLQLGVFGDLFDVVRTYVRDGNVLDADTGRLLATFADRACDMWQRRDAGMWELEDEQHYTTSALGCWQALDCAVELAEVGQIPGVPDRWRAERERIRAWVEEECWDEGRGAYVMHPGSQRLDASILLHSISGFDRGERMSSTLDALRSELGRGPLLYRYSGMPEEEGTFTACGFWMAGALACVGRMDEARELMDQLVALGNDVGLYSEMIDADDEAFLGNLPQGLSHLALVSAALTIDELSGGESRSTRTPRGKR, encoded by the coding sequence ATGGCCACGCCCCCCTCCCGCCCCGCACCCGAGCGCGTCGACGGCTACATCGCCCTCCGCAGCTACGCCGCCATCGGGGACGGGCGCACCGTCGCGCTCATCGCCGAGGACGGCGCGATCGACTGGCTGCCGATCCCCGACCTGCACACGCCGCCCGCCTTCGCCGCGCTGATCGACGCGCCGCACGGCGGGCGGATCACGCTGCGGCCCGACGAGGACTTCGAGGTCGCGCGCGCGTACGTGCCCGGCACCAACGTGCTGACGACGACGTTCACGACCGCGTCCGGGAGCGTCCGCGTCACCGACGCGCTCGTCACGGGCGTGGCCGGGCGGCTGCCGTGGTGCGAGCTCGGGCGCCGGATCGAGGGGCTCGCGGGCGAGGTCGCGATGAGCTGGGAGGTCGCCCCCGGCACGGCGCTCGGCACCTCGTCGCCCTGGGTGCAAGCCACGCACAACGGGCCGGTGATCCGCGTCGACGGCGTGACCCTCGCCGTCGTCGGGCTCGAGCACGGCCCCGCCGAGCCGGGCACGCAGTCGCTCGCGGGCGCGTTCACGACGAGCGAGGGGTCGCGGCACGTGATCACGCTGGTGGGCACCGAGCGCGAGCCCGTGCGGATCCCCAACCCCGAGATCGTGGACCAGGGCATCGACCGCACCATCCGCAACTGGGAGAACTGGAGCGCGGAGTTCCGCTACGAGGGCGAGTGGGCCGACGCCGTGCAGCGCAGCGCCCTGGCGCTCAAGCTCCTCGTCCACGCGCCCACCGGATCCATCGCCGCAGCGGCCACGACCTCGCTCCCCGAGCGCATGGGCGGCGGGAAGAACTGGGACTACCGCTTCGCCTGGGTGCGCGACCTCGCCTACACGGTGAACGCGCTCGTGCGCTTCGGCCTCCGCGAGGAGACGCACGCGGCCGTGTCGTGGATGCTCCGCACCATCCGCGACAACGGCCCCGACCTCCACGTCTTCTACTCCCTGCAGGGCGGCGTGCCCGAGGGCAGCACGACGCCCGAGGTGCCGGGGTGGCGCGGCGTCGGCCCCGTCGTCGACGGGAACGACGCGCAGGCGCAGCTGCAGCTGGGCGTCTTCGGCGACCTGTTCGACGTGGTGCGCACGTACGTCCGCGACGGCAACGTGCTCGACGCCGACACCGGCCGCCTCCTCGCGACCTTCGCCGACCGCGCATGCGACATGTGGCAGCGTCGCGACGCGGGCATGTGGGAGCTCGAGGACGAGCAGCACTACACGACCAGCGCGCTCGGCTGCTGGCAGGCGCTCGACTGCGCGGTCGAGCTCGCGGAGGTCGGCCAGATCCCCGGCGTGCCCGACCGGTGGCGGGCCGAGCGCGAGCGGATCCGCGCCTGGGTCGAGGAGGAGTGCTGGGACGAGGGCCGCGGCGCCTACGTGATGCACCCGGGCAGCCAGCGGCTCGACGCGAGCATCCTGCTGCACTCGATCTCGGGCTTCGACCGCGGCGAGCGCATGTCCTCGACGCTCGATGCGCTCCGCTCCGAGCTCGGCCGCGGCCCGCTCCTCTACCGCTACTCCGGCATGCCGGAGGAGGAGGGGACCTTCACCGCGTGCGGCTTCTGGATGGCGGGCGCGCTCGCATGCGTCGGCCGCATGGACGAGGCGCGCGAGCTCATGGACCAGCTCGTCGCGCTCGGCAACGACGTGGGGCTCTACTCGGAGATGATCGACGCGGACGACGAGGCGTTCCTCGGCAACCTGCCGCAGGGGCTCAGCCACCTCGCGCTCGTGAGCGCGGCGCTGACGATCGACGAGCTGTCGGGCGGGGAGTCGCGCTCGACGCGGACGCCGCGCGGGAAGCGGTAG
- a CDS encoding O-acetyl-ADP-ribose deacetylase: MTRLEAVRGDITRQDVDAIVNAANSSLLGGGGVDGAIHRAAGPELLAACRRIRADELPDGLPAGDAVATPGFRLPARHVIHTVGPVWSSSDDRTPVLWSAYRRSIEVAAGLGIRSVAFPAVSAGVYGWPVDDAARVAVGAVREALADGAGDGIELVRFVLFSDQVLAAFTAALASDA, encoded by the coding sequence ATGACCCGACTCGAGGCCGTGCGCGGCGACATCACCCGCCAGGACGTGGACGCGATCGTGAATGCGGCGAACTCGTCGCTCCTCGGCGGCGGGGGAGTGGACGGCGCGATCCACCGCGCGGCCGGCCCCGAGCTCCTCGCCGCCTGCCGCCGCATCCGGGCCGACGAGCTCCCCGACGGCCTGCCCGCGGGCGACGCCGTCGCGACGCCCGGGTTCCGCCTCCCCGCGCGGCACGTGATCCACACGGTCGGCCCCGTCTGGTCGTCCTCCGACGACCGCACCCCGGTGCTCTGGAGCGCGTACCGCCGCTCGATCGAGGTCGCGGCCGGCCTCGGGATCCGCAGCGTCGCCTTCCCCGCGGTCTCGGCGGGGGTCTACGGCTGGCCGGTCGACGACGCGGCGCGCGTGGCGGTCGGCGCGGTGCGCGAGGCGCTCGCCGACGGCGCGGGCGACGGGATCGAGCTGGTGCGCTTCGTCCTGTTCTCGGACCAGGTGCTCGCGGCCTTCACGGCGGCGCTCGCGTCCGACGCCTGA